The nucleotide sequence GTCGCGCATGCGGTGAGTTAAGTGTTTGGTTAATGATGCCAGCAGTTCGTCAATATGTTTCGGCCCATTGCCAGCGTGCAATTGCGTAGTTACATCTAATACTGAATAAATTCGGCGCTTTCTGACACTGATAAGGCGGTGGGATTGGCAAAGGATCCGCAGTGACACCATATCGTCTGGTTCTGCGCCGGGGTTGATATTGATACCGCGTAAGTTTAGGAGGACGCCTTCTTGGGCTTGAACACAGCGAGGGCGTGTATCTTCGGCGCACAGCATATCCACGGTTGTAGGGGATAACCCCAGTTCGTTTTGCAGTTGTTCTGGTTGCAGTTCGTTAAGGTCTAAATGTAGCCATTTGGGCTCGGTATGGGAGCTACTGGTTATCTGTTCGGGTGGCAGCGCACTTGCTCCGCCTGTGCCGTCGAGTTGAAGTGCATGTATTACTCCAGCTACAGTCGCCATCATTTTCTCTACTCTGATTCTTATTGGGTTGCCAACAACGACTATTAGACGATATCGACAGAGGTACGCATCTCTTCGCCGACCAATAGGCGGGTAACTTTGAGCAGCATTTTACCTGCATTGTTGCCGTAAAAATCGGGTAAGTCATTAGCGAAAGGGCAAAATTCTCCAGACTTACGCGGGGTATAGCTGCTCTCTAGGCCGATTGGAAACAGTTCATTGTCATTGGCACCGATGGCGCCACACAGTGCCAGCCAGTTGACATTGGGTAGCCTTCGGAGCGGTTCATAGACTGCGAAAGGTTGATGGTGGGGACCTAAACTGACAGTGCTGCGATTCCAACCATTGGCGTCGCACTGAATATCTGCATCGCGCCATGATTGTTCAGGTAGCACTTCGAATTGATAGTGCTCTCCGGCTATCAGCACTAGTCCAGTGCGGTTAAACTTTTCAGCGGCAAAAACGGTGACCGTGACGCTGGTATCTACATCCAAGCGGCGTAAATTTTGTATGGGCAGTTCGATGTGGGGATTGATCCCTTGATAAACCAGTTTGCTGCCATCTTGAGTTAGTAGTTTGTGCGTACGCCCTTTTAAAGAGGCTGGGCGGTAATCATGAGCAGCGTGGATCCGCGTGGCGACAGAGTGATGCACCAGCGGTGCCTGGGTTGTTGCCGTATCATTTTCGATAACGCAACAGAGGCGGTGGTCACAGGTGATCAGCCCAGACAATGGGCCGCGCTGCTGTTGGTGATTTGTGCCTAGCGGATCCGGCTTAATCACGACATCGTCTGCTGAGATCTGGTAATCGGCATTGGCAGGTAATATGTTGCGGTAATCGACTGCAGCATGACGTTTAACGGTTAATGGGAAAGGTTGCT is from Corallincola holothuriorum and encodes:
- a CDS encoding CorA family divalent cation transporter; this translates as MMATVAGVIHALQLDGTGGASALPPEQITSSSHTEPKWLHLDLNELQPEQLQNELGLSPTTVDMLCAEDTRPRCVQAQEGVLLNLRGININPGAEPDDMVSLRILCQSHRLISVRKRRIYSVLDVTTQLHAGNGPKHIDELLASLTKHLTHRMRDLIDQLEDQTDLAEDQLFEKGDLSVSERIYPLRTQLIHFRRYFAPQKDAILALISLKPDWLRKIHALDFGSAPMPHKG
- a CDS encoding phospholipase effector Tle1 domain-containing protein, which encodes MARTFIFNFDGTCNDPSDAEQAVDSLGQLEDSSITNVLKLHLLCGGSLGEQGRGWDNNQRSYYYAGIGAYGNAMQQAINAIFAPEGSDVAQILKRALIDFTRANFNPEQDILLVTGFSRGAALARRFAAILARTITTPCIYEAVFDTVASIGGADLQKEDRPKTDVLFENCSLPEIVIKALHLVALDEKRSAFQPTLMNQQDKVHEVWFAGAHADVGGGYHQDGLSDNALQYCLQWLDEQPFPLTVKRHAAVDYRNILPANADYQISADDVVIKPDPLGTNHQQQRGPLSGLITCDHRLCCVIENDTATTQAPLVHHSVATRIHAAHDYRPASLKGRTHKLLTQDGSKLVYQGINPHIELPIQNLRRLDVDTSVTVTVFAAEKFNRTGLVLIAGEHYQFEVLPEQSWRDADIQCDANGWNRSTVSLGPHHQPFAVYEPLRRLPNVNWLALCGAIGANDNELFPIGLESSYTPRKSGEFCPFANDLPDFYGNNAGKMLLKVTRLLVGEEMRTSVDIV